The DNA region GCCAAGATATCCGCGGTAACGATCATGGCTGAAGTGGGAGAGGTTTCCCGATTCAAGACGGCAAGGCAGCTTATGGGATACAGCGGGGTGGTTTCCCGCGAATGTTCCAGCGGAGAGCGCACACGTCGGGGAGGAATCACCAAAACCGGCAATGCGCATCTGAGGCGCATCATTGTTGAGGCCGCCTGGTCCTACCGCCATCGTCCGAGTATTGGTACCGCGCTTAAGACGCGCCAGAAAACGGCCAGCGCGGAGGTGAAAGAAATTGCCTGGAAGGCCCAAAATCGATTGCATCGGCGTTACATGAGGCTTACGGCCAAAGGCAAGACAAAGCAAAAAGTGGTAACTGCCGTGGCCCGGGAGCTTCTTGGGTTTATCTGGGCTATTGGGGTTACGGTAGAACAAGGATATGGCTCAACTGCCAGCAAGCGGGCGGCATAAGCCCCTGGATTCAAACCAATGATGACGGTGAAGCAGGACAGACGGCAGTCGAGACGGCACACGGAAAGGAGAACCCTCGCTAATTGCTATGCGACAGGCCCTGTGGCTCGACTCGCGATACTAGTCCGAGGCAGCTCCCGACGAATCACGACCATGACGGCGGGCCATACGGCTCGATCCGCGAATATCAGAGTGATCAACCGTCGCAAAAGCTGTTTCGACTACCGCCTGCTCTGCTTCACCGGAAAGGCAAAAGATCTATAGGGTTAATACCCATTAATTGACAGGTCGTTCCATATCAGCAGGATGCTGAAAAAGTCGCCATTTTCATCCCAAATTGCGCAATAGGAATTGTCTCCTCAGACGTATATAGATGTTGAGGAGGAAATCGATGCGCGGAACGGATGAAAAGCAAGATTGGATGTTCAGTTACATTTCGGCGGAAAAGCGTGTTCCCAAGGACCATCCCTTGAGAGCTATCCGCACCATGGTGGATGCCATTCTTATGGAGATGTCTCCTGCCTTCGAAACGCTGTATTCCAAAGCCGGGCGTCCCTCGATCGCTCCCGAGAAACTCCTGCGCGCTCTTCTCCTTCAAGTGCTCTACACCGTACGCAGTGAGCGACTTCTCATGGAACAACTCGATTATAACCTGTTGTTTCGCTGGTTTGTTGGATTGAGCATGGATGACAAGGTTTGGGATGCCACGGTTTTCAGCAAGAATCGCGAGCGACTGCTTGATGGTGACATTGCCCGAATCTTTTTCGAACAAGTCCTCAGCCTGGCGCGATCCCAGCACATCCTTTCGAATGAGCACTTCACGGTTGACGGCACACTCATCGAGGCCTGGGCGGGACACAAGAGTTTCAAGAAGAAGGGAAGCAAATCGAGCGATTCCTCCGATGACCCAGGAAACCCGACCGTGGATTTCAGAGGAGAGAAGCGATCGAATGAAACCCATGAATCGACCACCGATCCTGACGCCAAGCTGTACAAGAAAGCCGCTGGCCAGGAATCGAAGCTGTGCTATCTCGGCCACTTGCTTATGGAAAACCGCAACGGTCTGGCCGTTAATGCCTGCATCACCAAAGCATCGGGCAGAGCTGAGCGACAGGCCGCGATTGATATGCTTGAAGAATTGCCGGGAAAAGCGCGCGTTACTTTGGCTGCAGACAAAGGCTATGACACCAATGAATTTGTAGAGAAGACGCGAAGCCTGAACGTGACGCCTCATGTGGCGCAAAACAACACGAACAGAGCGAGTGCGATCGACAACCGCACAACCCGTCATTCCGGATATGCGGTCAGCCAGAGAAAGAGAAAGCGGGTCGAAGAAATTTTCGGCTGGCTGAAGACTGTTGGCTTTCTCCGGAAGACAAGGCATCGAGGAGTAGATCGCGTTGGCTGGATGTTTACCTTCGGAGTCGCGGCTTATAATCTGATCCGAATGCGAAACATGATGGAGGCTCCCGCATGAAAACGGGGGAAATCCCCGGCCAGCAGCATGGCCGGGGGGATTTTGGGGGACATTACCCCCTTCTCGAACACTGTTTTCTCGAAAATCTGAACTCATGACCGCTTCTGAGTCTTTATTGAATGATAAATCTGCTGAAAATCTCAATTTTTCAGCAGCCTGCTAGCTTGGATTGCGTTTGTGCAGGTCTTTCGGGCGCAGTAGGGGCCGGGATGGGCATCTGTTAATGTCGATGCCTCCACTGCGGTCGCCAGCCTTTTTATCGGGCGCCTGGTCTTGTGACTTCTTGAGATCGCGCACATCCTGTTCGATAGCTCTTTCAGAAAAGCGCTTGAGGAAGCCTGATCGGAAATCGTTCAGATTCGACAACACTGGCAGAGTGCGTCCATTTTGGAGGAGTGGCCTGCGACAGGCCTTCCTCTCGGGATAATGCGTTGGTTGACAGTTCGTTAGTGCCACGGCTTATCTCTTTTGTTGATTAGCGTTTTGGCACGGGTAGCCGACCAGCGTATTCATATATAGGGCTTGCCAGATGCTATGACAAAGATAGGAGAAAAGCATAGAAACTGCCAAGCCGTTAGCTCCGTACCCTTGTCTCGTTGTTAAGGCAGCTGAGATTAGCAGAACTATTGCCCAAAAAAGATTAAAGGAAAAGCCAATCCACATTTTGCCTTTGCTGGTGATTGCCTGGCCAACAATGGAATTTAATGAAATAAGGACTGTGGTCAGACTGAGAATGCATAGCGTTAAGGATCCTTCCCTGAAGCCAGGTCCGTAGAGCTGCATAATCCATCTGGAAAGAATGGCGATTGGAACCGCTATGATCATTGCAGCCGTGCCATTGAGTAGGGCGTTATACTTTAATGCCTTCATATAACCATGTTGGTCCTTTCGGGAATCAAAATCTGAGAGCATGGGCAGGGCGATGGTTCCGACCATCCCTGGCAAAAAGAGAATGGCAGCGCGCCATTGATTGGCCGCATCAAATAGGCCCATCTGTGCGTAGCCGCCGGGGTGATTAACCAGCATGGCATTACAGGCCCATAGGACAGGGCTGACCATAATTCCTGATAGGGCGGCGGGAAAGCTGAATTTCCAGAGTATGGGCCATTCCTGAAAGCAATTCTTCAGGGTAAAGAGAATGCGGTTCTGTGCGGCGGTTCTGCGTAAGGCCAGGTGGTTGAAGAGCCAGTTGATTGCCATATTCAGGCCCAGCGCCCAGATGGCTCCGCGCAAGCCGTAGAAATAGGCGCCGGCCACGAGGAATGGAAAGGAGAGCAACGCGACCTTGAAATTTACAATGGCTATGGTCTTGAAGGCCTCGAACCCGGCTAATGCGCCGGTTTGGGCCCCATTCATTGCGCTGAGCAGCAGAATGACCGCTCCGATTCTCAACTCACCGGCAAGGTGAGGGGCGTTTATCGTTTTCGCGGCCACCCATGGGGCCACTGCGATAAGCAGCAGGGCAATCAGCAATCCACTTACAAAAGCAAAGAGGCCGGAGAGTGCCATTATACGTCCGGCTCGCTGGGGATCCACGGTCCGGAATTGGGCTACGTGTTTGGTTGCGGTCATGCCGAGCCCGAAGCCCGCGAAAACCAGAAACATCTGTGCCGTGGAACGGATCATTCCATATTCGCCGTAAATTTCCCGTCCCAATATCCGCGCAATAAGAATTGAGGCCAGAAGCATGAGGCCCCGGGATACTACTCCGCCCATCAGCGACCAAAAAGCCCCTCTTGCCAGGCGGCTGCCGATGGCTGAGGATTCGATCCTGTCCCAAAAAGGTTTTAGGGCAGCGGGGCAGAATCTGTATAAGTGGTAGCGTATGCTGAAATTAGACATGAATTGTTGGGCTTATTGAAGCAGGTGCCGGATTTGGTTTGAGGCGTTGCCATCGCCGTAAGGGTTATGTGCCGCACTCATGGAGTGATAGACGCCTTCATCGGCGAGTAATTGATGTGTCACCTCCGTAATTGCTGAAAAGGCCGTCCCCACCAGCTTCACCGTCCCCGCCTCAACCGCTTCCGGTCTTTCTGTCGTGTCGCGCATGACGAGGACCGGTTTGCCCAGGGAAGGCGCCTCTTCCTGGACTCCGCCGGAATCGGTCAGGATCAGGTGGGAGCGGTTCATCAGGAAGACGAAGGGGGCGTAATCCAGGGGGGCGATCAGGTGGATGTTGTTGGCATCGGCCAGAAGGCGGCGGACCGGTTCCTGGACGTTGGGGTTGAGGTGTACCGGGTAGACGATGTCGATCTCGGGGTGCTCGGCGGCGATGGCTTTGAGGGCGTGGCAGATGTTTTCAAAGCCTTGGCCGAAGTTTTCCCTGCGGTGGCCGGTGACGAGGATGAAACGGGTCCCGTCGAGGGGCCGGGCGAGGGAGGGGAAGCGGGCGAGGAGGTCCCGGGTGATCTCTTTCTCCAGGTTGCGGCTCCGGATGGTT from Acidobacteriota bacterium includes:
- a CDS encoding IS110 family transposase codes for the protein AKISAVTIMAEVGEVSRFKTARQLMGYSGVVSRECSSGERTRRGGITKTGNAHLRRIIVEAAWSYRHRPSIGTALKTRQKTASAEVKEIAWKAQNRLHRRYMRLTAKGKTKQKVVTAVARELLGFIWAIGVTVEQGYGSTASKRAA
- a CDS encoding IS5 family transposase, giving the protein MRGTDEKQDWMFSYISAEKRVPKDHPLRAIRTMVDAILMEMSPAFETLYSKAGRPSIAPEKLLRALLLQVLYTVRSERLLMEQLDYNLLFRWFVGLSMDDKVWDATVFSKNRERLLDGDIARIFFEQVLSLARSQHILSNEHFTVDGTLIEAWAGHKSFKKKGSKSSDSSDDPGNPTVDFRGEKRSNETHESTTDPDAKLYKKAAGQESKLCYLGHLLMENRNGLAVNACITKASGRAERQAAIDMLEELPGKARVTLAADKGYDTNEFVEKTRSLNVTPHVAQNNTNRASAIDNRTTRHSGYAVSQRKRKRVEEIFGWLKTVGFLRKTRHRGVDRVGWMFTFGVAAYNLIRMRNMMEAPA
- the wecB gene encoding UDP-N-acetylglucosamine 2-epimerase (non-hydrolyzing); the protein is MKKILSIFGTRPEAIKMAPVIKELEKHPDAFSSRVCVTAQHREMLDQVLQLFAIRPDHDLDIMKPGQDLFDVTSNVLNGLKKVLQEEKPDLVLVQGDTTTTMAGSLASFYLKIPVGHIEAGLRTGDKFAPFPEEINRRITSTVADLHFAPTERSRQNLLNEGVDPGRIHVTGNTVIDALFLTLETIRSRNLEKEITRDLLARFPSLARPLDGTRFILVTGHRRENFGQGFENICHALKAIAAEHPEIDIVYPVHLNPNVQEPVRRLLADANNIHLIAPLDYAPFVFLMNRSHLILTDSGGVQEEAPSLGKPVLVMRDTTERPEAVEAGTVKLVGTAFSAITEVTHQLLADEGVYHSMSAAHNPYGDGNASNQIRHLLQ
- a CDS encoding oligosaccharide flippase family protein, coding for MSNFSIRYHLYRFCPAALKPFWDRIESSAIGSRLARGAFWSLMGGVVSRGLMLLASILIARILGREIYGEYGMIRSTAQMFLVFAGFGLGMTATKHVAQFRTVDPQRAGRIMALSGLFAFVSGLLIALLLIAVAPWVAAKTINAPHLAGELRIGAVILLLSAMNGAQTGALAGFEAFKTIAIVNFKVALLSFPFLVAGAYFYGLRGAIWALGLNMAINWLFNHLALRRTAAQNRILFTLKNCFQEWPILWKFSFPAALSGIMVSPVLWACNAMLVNHPGGYAQMGLFDAANQWRAAILFLPGMVGTIALPMLSDFDSRKDQHGYMKALKYNALLNGTAAMIIAVPIAILSRWIMQLYGPGFREGSLTLCILSLTTVLISLNSIVGQAITSKGKMWIGFSFNLFWAIVLLISAALTTRQGYGANGLAVSMLFSYLCHSIWQALYMNTLVGYPCQNANQQKR